In Torulaspora delbrueckii CBS 1146 chromosome 1, complete genome, one genomic interval encodes:
- the SHE4 gene encoding She4p (similar to Saccharomyces cerevisiae SHE4 (YOR035C); ancestral locus Anc_5.627), whose amino-acid sequence MNQESASNSAVDKLCTRFTQELKTVDAKEYDEALNEILGPKSKNGTGGRSTEQVEEVLTRSFQDHFESRKLLKTLVASDVTQALDVFEKLSLKTVALLVDCFSNTEDTFNLLKELQYRIHMGEDIHIEYLLNTVLQLLHKFNYNFAQVGFLVQDLCQRVNEPEVKSLMLLIFSVLDKKFHARFNDRLLKLMDSLLYESEAGAGNDPLSEIVGILTELYPVLTNLCSEILLGKRLKMEVKEKVVAQDDDDFTISLLKLFSIACIDEIVRSHIAENYMSLLERSLKVRQFRMYSALVLIKTWSFTKLQSVDVNTLAEYLIEGFNYSDIKDDEGMNICVEGLAYLSLKTSVKVSLRNNVVSCEKLAGLALSNNFNSTFYGVLVILANLSVSPKQSKGKSAFESKSLKDLQSYADLKNPNSSEEDKTVEKEEDVLAFNEKYLLQNDLLSHLNSVIASLSHGSKQQLMRIIYNICCNRDCIQECIKQGSVTAVLQYMAKKEPTKDLIRVLASRSLTKLLIHTNPNIIFKKYSPVNAIAPLFELLPRLPTAADECAFEEDVVTVHDSYNALLALTNLASLNNSQGEDVCRRIVTHEEYWYVVENLMLDENKMLQRSTLELLSNLMGHPRPIAVKFFNFDNPRSEKNFEILVKLLELEDLESQRAVAAIFANISTSIPFVAQELLKRTDLLTKAVDVLHNQISDVELSERLILLFHALTDVIPDDHPEMGSFLMGNTKLIKSLEQASQMPDIGPHFAELIPITLERCQR is encoded by the coding sequence ATGAACCAGGAATCAGCCAGCAATAGTGCAGTGGACAAACTTTGTACAAGATTTACGCAGGAACTGAAGACTGTCGATGCAAAAGAGTACGAtgaagctttgaatgaGATCCTAGGGCCGAAATCTAAGAATGGAACTGGTGGTAGATCTACAGAACAGGTAGAAGAGGTACTTACAAGGTCTTTTCAAGACCATTTTGAATCCCGTAAGTTGTTAAAGACTTTGGTAGCAAGCGATGTGACACAAGCTCTGGATGtctttgagaagctttctttgaagacagTGGCTCTTCTTGTAGATTGTTTCTCAAACACCGAGGATACCTTCaatctgttgaaagagctGCAATATAGAATTCACATGGGAGAAGACATCCATATTGAATATTTGTTAAATACCGTGCTGCAACTCTTGCACAAGTTCAATTACAATTTCGCTCAGGTTGGGTTCCTCGTTCAAGATCTATGCCAACGTGTTAATGAGCCTGAAgtcaaatcattgatgTTGCTGATTTTTTCTGTACTGGACAAGAAGTTTCATGCAAGATTCAATGATAGGCTTCTGAAACTCATGGACTCGTTATTATATGAGTCAGAAGCTGGTGCCGGGAATGATCCGCTTTCAGAAATAGTTGGTATATTGACCGAACTTTACCCAGTCCTCACAAATTTATGCTCTGAAATTTTACTAGGtaagagattgaaaatggaggtcaaagagaaagttGTTGCTCAagacgatgatgattttaCCATAAGCTTATTAAAGCTTTTCTCCATAGCTTGCATTGACGAGATCGTGAGGTCTCATATAGCTGAAAATTATATGAGTCTTCTTGAGAGATCGCTCAAGGTTCGCCAGTTTAGAATGTACTCAGCGCTTGTTCTGATCAAGACGTGGTCCTTTACTAAGTTGCAAAGTGTTGATGTAAATACTCTCGCTGAATATCTCATTGAAGGATTCAACTACTCGGATATAAAGGATGATGAGGGCATGAACATTTGCGTTGAAGGCCTAGCATATCTGAGCTTGAAGACGTCTGTGAAAGTTAGCCTTAGAAATAACGTGGTCTCATGCGAGAAGTTGGCAGGTCTGGCACTTTCCAACAATTTTAATTCGACTTTTTATGGAGTTCTCGTCATATTAGCAAACTTAAGTGTGTCTCCAAAGCAGAGCAAAGGAAAATCTGCTTTTGAATCGAAATCATTAAAGGATTTACAATCATACGCAGACCTGAAGAATCCTAACTCTTCGGAGGAGGACAAGACGGTTgaaaaagaggaagatgtttTGGCTTTCAATGAAAAGTACTTGTTGCAAAATGACCTTCTTTCCCATTTAAATTCGGTAATCGCCTCTTTAAGCCACGGCTCCAAGCAGCAACTCATGAGGATCATTTACAATATCTGTTGTAATAGGGACTGCATCCAAGAATGCATAAAGCAAGGTTCTGTTACGGCTGTTCTGCAGTACatggcaaagaaagaaCCGACTAAAGATTTAATAAGAGTGTTGGCATCAAGGTCTCTAACAAAATTACTAATTCACACAAATCCAAACATtatattcaagaaatattCCCCGGTGAATGCAATTGCCCCACTATTTGAGTTGTTACCAAGATTACCTACGGCGGCTGATGAATGTGCgttcgaagaagatgtAGTCACAGTGCATGATTCGTACAATGCGCTTCTGGCTTTAACAAATCTGGCCTCATTGAATAACTCTCAAGGTGAAGATGTTTGCAGGCGAATAGTTACCCATGAGGAGTATTGGTACGTAGTTGAAAATTTGATGTTGGACGAAAACAAGATGCTCCAACGCTCAACACTGGAGCTTTTGAGCAACCTAATGGGTCATCCCCGGCCCATCGCCgtcaaattctttaacTTCGACAACCCTCGTAGtgagaagaattttgagATCCTCGTCAAATTACTGgagcttgaagatttggaatctCAAAGAGCTGTGGCAGCAATCTTCGCAAATATCAGCACATCAATTCCCTTTGTAGCACAAGAGCTTCTCAAAAGGACAGATCTATTAACAAAAGCAGTTGATGTTTTGCATAATCAAATAAGCGATGTCGAACTAAGTGAGAGGCTCATTCTGCTATTCCACGCGCTGACTGACGTTATCCCTGATGACCATCCGGAAATGGGATCTTTCTTAATGGGAAATACCAAATTAATCAAATCCCTGGAACAAGCATCACAAATGCCAGACATTGGTCCACATTTCGCTGAATTGATTCCTATCACGCTGGAAAGGTGCCAACGCTAA
- the CYC2 gene encoding oxidoreductase (similar to Saccharomyces cerevisiae CYC2 (YOR037W); ancestral locus Anc_5.632) produces the protein MLLRHLIRTYSTSRLRNASVPSKDGMKRWAIACAGGTIGCFFYYNSYYLPGQLRQNELSPDHFTRYRISYKQDVDQAHFLLELTPVAEQKINLWSKMGCEKLWSVEIKQPDVMVVRNYTPLPLQVNPETEQLEVFEDDKFAGGKLFFYIKQYEQGEVARWLHSLPENHIVELRGPYVDYEFPHYEGEVRRDRRFLQSGSKDPDAQEKFKYQQFDIAMFTAGTGIVTALQLLLTENPFRGSMDLFYSCKSFDELGPLGSIVDLLEKNDRVRVHLTESSKQPCTEKRLHEISKCILKPSIYPGLVPYNGKSDHELKPVLSLVCGPEGYIAAISGPKYDLTQGPIGGLLENKQWNNDNVYKLT, from the coding sequence ATGCTACTACGTCACTTAATAAGAACATATTCCACTTCAAGGCTTCGAAATGCTAGTGTGCCGTCCAAGGATGGAATGAAGAGATGGGCCATAGCTTGTGCTGGAGGAACAATTGGATGTTTCTTCTACTATAATTCTTACTATCTTCCAGGACAATTGAGACAAAATGAATTATCTCCTGATCACTTCACTCGATATCGCATATCTTACAAACAGGACGTTGACCAGGCCCACTTTCTCTTGGAGCTAACCCCAGTGGCAGAACAGAAGATTAACCTATGGTCCAAGATGGGCTGCGAGAAACTGTGGTCAGTGGAAATCAAACAACCAGATGTTATGGTGGTCCGTAATTATACCCCTCTACCGCTGCAAGTGAATCCAGAAACAGAACAACTGGAAGTATTCGAGGATGACAAGTTTGCTGGTGGGAAGTTGTTCTTTTATATCAAGCAGTATGAGCAGGGCGAAGTCGCAAGATGGCTACATTCTCTTCCAGAAAATCACATTGTGGAACTGAGGGGACCTTATGTGGACTATGAATTTCCACATTACGAAGGTGAGGTTCGGAGAGATCGAAGGTTTCTACAATCTGGTAGTAAGGACCCTGATGCacaagaaaaattcaaatacCAACAATTTGATATTGCTATGTTTACAGCAGGAACTGGCATTGTCACTGCCTTGCAACTTCTTCTCACTGAAAATCCCTTTCGAGGATCCATGGATCTTTTCTACTCGTGTAAATCCTTTGATGAACTGGGACCTTTGGGATCCATCGTTGAtctcttggagaaaaaTGATAGAGTTCGCGTCCATTTGACAGAATCCTCAAAGCAGCCATGTACTGAGAAACGTCTTCATGAGATTTCAAAGTGCATTTTGAAGCCATCTATATATCCTGGTCTGGTTCCTTACAATGGTAAGTCTGACCATGAGCTTAAACCCGTCTTGTCTCTGGTTTGTGGACCGGAAGGCTACATTGCAGCTATTTCGGGGCCCAAGTACGATCTGACGCAGGGTCCAATTGGTGGACTTCTCGAGAACAAGCAATGGAACAACGATAACGTATATAAACTAACATAG
- the CIA1 gene encoding iron-sulfur cluster assembly protein CIA1 (similar to Saccharomyces cerevisiae CIA1 (YDR267C); ancestral locus Anc_5.631), whose product MIKQVKSLKLHKDKIWDLEESNGLLGTASTDRCIKIVNLNKEAYQLIDELDDTVHKKTIRSVAWRPSSTTLAAGSFDSTISIWSKDDSAHDFTSPTTNFEMELMAIIEGHENEVKSVAWSYDGLYLASCSRDKSVWIWETDEMGEEYECVSVLQEHSQDVKHVVWHPSLHLLASSSYDDTVRIWRESDDDWEAAAVLNGHDGTVWCSDFEKAESKVRLCSGSDDRTVRVWRYIGDDEDDEQEWECESVLPQVHSRAIYSVTWGENGLIASTGSDGLLVIYREVDGQWEIIGKKEQCHGTQEVNVVKWMIVDDKSLLATGGDDGHVNIWEDFSP is encoded by the coding sequence ATGATCAAGCAAGTGAAATCGCTTAAGCTTCATAAAGATAAGATTTGGGACTTAGAAGAATCCAATGGGCTACTAGGAACTGCTTCCACCGATAGATGCATCAAAATAGTGAACTTGAACAAAGAAGCCTACCAATTGATAGATGAGCTGGATGATACGGTTCACAAGAAGACAATAAGGTCTGTAGCATGGAGGCCGTCTTCTACGACGCTGGCTGCGGGATCTTTCGACTCTACTATCTCGATATGGAGCAAGGATGATTCTGCCCATGACTTTACTTCTCCAACGACAAATTTCGAGATGGAGTTGATGGCAATTATCGAAGGTCATGAGAATGAGGTCAAGAGTGTAGCATGGTCTTACGACGGTTTGTATTTGGCTTCGTGCTCGAGGGATAAAAGTGTTTGGATTTGGGAAACTGATGAGATGggtgaagaatatgaatGCGTCAGCGtccttcaagaacattCTCAGGATGTAAAGCACGTTGTATGGCACCCAAGTCTACATCTGCTTGCTTCTAGCTCTTATGACGATACAGTGAGGATATGGAGAGAATCTGACGATGATTGGGAAGCAGCAGCGGTTCTAAATGGCCATGATGGGACAGTATGGTGTTctgattttgagaaagctgAGAGTAAGGTTAGATTATGCAGTGGGAGCGATGACAGAACTGTGCGTGTTTGGAGATACATTGgtgacgatgaagatgatgagcaAGAGTGGGAATGCGAATCTGTGTTACCACAAGTGCACTCCAGAGCTATATACAGTGTAACCTGGGGTGAAAACGGGCTTATTGCCAGTACCGGATCTGATGGGCTTTTAGTCATTTACAGAGAAGTGGATGGCCAATGGGAAATAATCGGTAAGAAGGAGCAATGTCACGGTACACAAGAGGTGAATGTTGTTAAATGGATGATAGTCGATGATAAAAGCTTGTTAGCTActggtggtgatgatggCCATGTGAATATATGGGAAGATTTCAGCCCTTAA
- the PEX10 gene encoding ubiquitin-protein ligase peroxin 10 (similar to Saccharomyces cerevisiae PEX10 (YDR265W); ancestral locus Anc_5.628), with product MASQEVQRIANNASDEPRADSLLLPFADAPSIVQAQQKDAQIETILSAKLLEVVKAVKGQLFANTHPLEISIAVKLMYLCLTTLKGSRTLGEEYVDLIYVGRRGTKLVERYKKLLFIIFYCLSPYFTTKFLQKWRTSDNDKYSFKSVLNTLVNLHLVLFYFRGAYYDIFKRIFGLRYAVGHKVDANEAKFRNSSSNSYKFLGYILLVQGASKVIPAIFKQLRSIALPDTGRRNERRNWEEKGKDAITGIPEASQIVHIYLSDESQLPYIPQASRSCILCLNAMTDPSCAPCGHIFCWDCILSWCKERPECPLCRQKCQAQQVLSLR from the exons ATGGCCTCCCAAGAGGTCCAGCGCATAGCAAATAATGCTTCTGATGAACCTCGAGCTGATTCGCTGTTGCTCCCGTTTGCCGATGCCCCAAGTATAG TGCAGGCACAACAGAAAGATGCCCAGATAGAGACTATTTTGTCTGCAAAATTGCTGGAAGTTGTGAAGGCTGTGAAAGGACAATTGTTCGCCAATACACATCCATTGGAAATTTCTATTGCCGTGAAGCTAATGTATCTGTGTTTAACTACATTGAAGGGAAGCAGAACTTTGGGAGAAGAGTATGTGGATCTGATATATGTGGGCAGAAGGGGAACTAAGCTAGTGGAAAGGTATAAAAAGCTACTATTTATCATATTCTACTGCTTGAGTCCTTACTTTACTacaaaatttcttcaaaaatggaGAACAAGCGATAATGACaaatattctttcaagagcGTTTTAAACACTTTGGTGAATTTACATCTGGTATTATTCTATTTCAGAGGTGCATACTACGACATTTTCAAGAGGATATTTGGCCTCAGGTACGCCGTTGGCCATAAAGTAGACGCTAATGAAGCAAAGTTCAGAAATTCCAGCTCTAACAGTTATAAGTTTTTGGGTTATATCTTACTTGTGCAGGGTGCAAGCAAAGTGATACCTGCCattttcaaacaattgaGATCAATAGCGCTGCCAGATACTGGCAGAAGAAATGAGCGTCGTAATTGGGAAGAAAAGGGTAAAGACGCTATAACAGGTATACCAGAGGCATCACAAATAGTTCACATTTATTTGTCGGACGAATCACAGTTGCCATACATTCCACAAGCTTCAAGGTCATGTATACTTTGCCTGAATGCTATGACAGATCCAAGCTGCGCTCCATGTGGTCATATATTTTGTTGGGATTGTATACTGAGCTGGTGCAAAGAGAGACCTGAATGTCCCTTGTGCAGACAAAAATGTCAAGCACAGCAAGTCTTATCTTTAAGATGA
- the HEL2 gene encoding E3 ubiquitin-protein ligase HEL2 (similar to Saccharomyces cerevisiae YDR266C; ancestral locus Anc_5.629), whose protein sequence is MSETSKIPQKGRFRRTQGSQFGTGSASNSRKQTGNQKLNKSTQKGDEDHEEDDSDLCVICAEKLKYIALSPCSHKTCHKCAFRQRSLYEKKTCLICRTENETLTFTERIHAEYDDTKDFTDHNEKYGINFTSHEVAKATLGLLRYDCNLCPATEREDFGTFKKYNEHLRTVHSKNICMICAAHKHAFPCELKIYTPNQLRNHQSRGDSKGFKGHPMCAFCSGKRFYSDDELYLHMRHQHERCHICDKITPASPQYFKDYDQLFDHFKNCHYICTVQNCLDNKFVVFADELELQAHILKEHGDIIRGKPRLFQSELSTFISAPSRVIRESDSINNNYNSSNSRRKSPAESNESLREKKLRLEERAKYYLANSQESYETFSRLTEDYDKGRLTARGLLDAFTSLFTSPQADVYLLIHNVAETYHSGSARYRDLNSIYQTYEQQMTRKNELPSLSRDPSASARIVNTVWSANNNSVSTSHGRNVNTMNLPTLKSPPASHDPFALPSRSQSYKSLNTPKRNSPSPVVRKAPSNNSVDFTPRYLENRQKSASSASLSNGNNKLAALDLPSLPKPKPKFIPPPINKPNIPDPKKWGQNSSNNPNQTGELANLNLNSSPSTASPSSQSKKKGKQKQLLFHIGI, encoded by the coding sequence ATGTCTGAGACTTCTAAGATACCACAGAAAGGCAGGTTTAGGCGTACACAGGGCTCACAATTTGGTACTGGATCggcttcaaattctcgCAAGCAGACAGGCAACCAAAAGTTGAATAAGTCGACGCAGAAAGGTGATGAAGACcatgaagaggatgacAGCGATTTATGTGTCATTTGTgctgagaaattgaaatatatTGCTTTATCACCTTGTTCCCATAAGACATGTCATAAATGTGCTTTTAGACAACGTTCTTTGTATGAGAAAAAGACCTGTCTGATTTGTAGAACTGAGAATGAGACTTTGACCTTCACGGAAAGGATTCATGCTGAATATGACGATACAAAAGATTTTACAGACCACAATGAGAAATACGGAATCAACTTTACTTCTCATGAAGTGGCGAAGGCGACACTGGGATTGTTGAGATATGATTGTAATTTATGTCCAGCTACTGAGCGTGAAGATTTTGgtactttcaaaaaatacAATGAGCATTTGAGAACTGTCCATAGCAAGAACATCTGTATGATATGTGCGGCACATAAACATGCATTTCCCTGCGAATTGAAAATATATACACCCAATCAACTGCGTAATCACCAATCCAGAGGTGACTCCAAGGGTTTCAAAGGTCATCCAATGTGTGCGTTTTGCTCAGGCAAGAGATTTTactctgatgatgaactatATCTGCATATGAGGCACCAGCACGAGAGATGTCATATCTGCGATAAAATCACCCCAGCTTCTCCtcaatatttcaaagactATGATCAATTATTTGAccatttcaagaactgtCACTACATCTGTACAGTGCAGAATTGTCTGGATAACAAGTTTGTCGTCTTTGCCGACGAATTGGAATTACAAGCTCATATACTTAAAGAGCATGGCGATATTATCAGAGGAAAACCTAGATTATTCCAGTCAGAACTATCGACGTTCATATCTGCGCCTTCGAGAGTTATCAGAGAAAGTGATTCTATTAATAATAACTACAACTCATccaattcaagaagaaagtctCCAGCGGAATCCAATGAATCTTTGCGtgaaaagaaattgagGTTGGAGGAAAGGGCCAAATACTACCTTGCAAACTCACAGGAAAGCTATGAAACCTTCTCCAGATTGACCGAGGACTATGATAAGGGACGTTTGACAGCCCGTGGGCTGCTCGATGCATTCACATCGCTTTTCACTTCTCCGCAAGCCGACGTTTATCTTCTGATTCACAACGTTGCTGAAACGTATCATTCTGGCTCTGCAAGATATAGAGATTTGAACTCAATATACCAGACGTACGAGCAGCAAATGACTAGGAAAAATGAACTACCATCTTTGTCGAGAGATCCTTCGGCATCAGCACGTATAGTCAACACTGTATGGAGCGCGAACAACAACTCTGTTTCCACAAGCCATGGAAGGAACGTTAACACAATGAATCTGCCCACATTGAAATCACCACCTGCATCCCACGACCCGTTTGCATTGCCTAGTAGAAGCCAGTCATACAAAAGTTTGAATACACCTAAAAGAAACTCACCTTCTCCTGTCGTGAGAAAAGCACCCTCTAACAACTCTGTGGACTTCACACCAAGGTACTTGGAAAATAGACAAAAGTCTGCTTCCAGTGCTTCGCTTTCAAATGGCAACAACAAGCTTGCAGCATTGGACTTACcatctcttccaaagccTAAGCCCAAATTCATTCCGCCCCCTATCAACAAGCCCAATATTCCCGATCCAAAAAAATGGGGTCAAAATTCTTCGAATAATCCAAACCAAACAGGTGAATTGGCCAATCTAAACTTGAATTCATCTCCATCCACagcttcaccttcatcacaaagtaagaagaagggaaAGCAAAAGCAACTGCTGTTTCACATTGGTATCTAG
- the MSW1 gene encoding tryptophan--tRNA ligase MSW1 (similar to Saccharomyces cerevisiae MSW1 (YDR268W); ancestral locus Anc_5.633), protein MLRHKISRRFTSTVQKIDYKIQAQDVPKNATIFSMIQPTGKFHLGNYLGAARVWRDLCAFKQDDQKLLFGVADLHAITVPKPNVEEFRQLRIEAIASILSCGVDPLKASVMYQSSIPQHSQLHWLLSTFATMGYLNRMTQWKSKSNIRDAVIDPASIGKVKLGLFSYPVLQAADILIYKATHVPVGDDQSQHLELTRDLAEQFNTFYKTDFFPLPKTILAPTKKILSLTSDKKMSKSDTNQGSVLYLSDDPEIIAKKIRRAVTDSISTHFNYDPVERPGVSNLINIVSGIQRTSIENVEKDISKFDNFKDFKSYVTEVIVEELREPRLLFERYMQEPDYLDSVITRGTEEAAEMAQRNIKEIMNIMGL, encoded by the coding sequence ATGTTACGACATAAGATCTCGAGAAGGTTCACTAGCACTGttcaaaagattgattACAAGATTCAAGCACAGGATGTACCTAAAAATGCCACCATATTTAGCATGATTCAGCCAActggaaaatttcaccttGGCAATTATTTGGGAGCTGCGAGAGTATGGAGAGATTTATGTGCATTCAAGCAGGATGATCAGAAATTACTGTTTGGAGTCGCTGATTTACATGCCATCACCGTTCCAAAGCCCAATGTGGAAGAATTTCGTCAATTAAGAATTGAAGCAATAGCCAGCATACTATCATGCGGAGTAGATCCTTTGAAGGCCTCGGTTATGTACCAGTCGAGCATTCCGCAGCATTCTCAGCTGCATTGGCTTCTCTCCACGTTCGCAACAATGGGATATCTGAATAGAATGACTCAATGGAAGTCTAAATCAAATATAAGGGATGCTGTTATTGATCCAGCCTCCATCGGTAAGGTCAAACTTGGGCTCTTCTCCTATCCTGTGCTTCAAGCGGCTGATATTCTCATTTACAAGGCTACACACGTCCCAGTCGGTGATGATCAGAGCCAACACCTCGAGTTGACAAGGGATTTGGCTGAGCAGTTCAACACTTTTTACAAAACAGACTTCTTTCCTCTTCCAAAGACGATACTGGCACCTACAAAGAAGATCCTGAGCTTGACCTCTGACAAGAAAATGTCCAAAAGTGATACAAATCAGGGCTCAGTCTTGTACTTGAGTGACGATCCTGAAATTATTGCCAAAAAAATACGGAGAGCTGTGACTGATTCGATATCTACACATTTCAACTACGACCCCGTAGAGAGACCTGGCGTTTCTAACTTGATCAACATAGTAAGTGGCATTCAGCGAACTTCTATCgaaaatgttgaaaaggatATTTCTAAATTCGAtaacttcaaagatttcaaaagttaTGTGACTGAGGTGATAGTTGAAGAGCTAAGAGAGCCAAGGTTGTTGTTTGAGCGCTACATGCAAGAACCAGATTACTTAGATTCGGTCATCACAAGAGGTACTGAAGAGGCGGCTGAAATGGCGCAAAGAaacatcaaagaaattatGAATATAATGGGACTGTGA
- the PEP12 gene encoding SNAP receptor PEP12 (similar to Saccharomyces cerevisiae PEP12 (YOR036W); ancestral locus Anc_5.630) has translation MSSSVPYFVDEEEPRESSIGFTDSPEFNVLKEEIVTQLFEINGQISTLQQFISTLESLLKKGNVSAKVVDKIDKKSVVNIRKVGSLIKNVNEQVQKIDAIEESSLDRPEVIAREKIVRDVRYSLQEFQSTQRKYANVIRDINNRARAALNQEEESNITALREEEEGGLQKQQLIPNDKGKKLQITIEREPINNEEFAYQQNLIRQRDQEISNIEEGITELNEIFKDLGNVVQQQGIMVDNIEANIYSTSDNTAMASRELNKAYRSQKSANKWCLYLLAGLLIMLFMLLLIVFI, from the coding sequence ATGTCCAGCTCTGTACCGTACTttgtcgatgaagaagaaccaagagAATCTTCTATAGGATTTACTGACTCTCCAGAGTTTAATGTCCTGAAGGAGGAGATTGTTACTCAGTTGTTCGAGATCAATGGTCAAATCAGTACTTTACAACAATTCATTTCGACTCTAGAATCACTGTTGAAGAAGGGAAACGTCAGTGCCAAAGTAGTGGATAAAATCGACAAGAAGTCTGTGGTCAATATTCGTAAAGTTGGTTCGCTAATAAAGAACGTTAATGAACAGGTTCAGAAAATTGATGCTATAGAGGAATCCTCACTAGATAGACCGGAGGTCATTGCGAGGGAAAAGATCGTCCGTGATGTACGTTACTCTTTACAGGAGTTTCAGAGTACTCAACGAAAATATGCCAATGTGATAAGAGACATTAACAACAGAGCCAGAGCAGCGttaaatcaagaagaagagtcgAACATAACTGCTCTTagagaggaagaagaaggtggtCTACAGAAACAGCAGTTAATACCAAATGATAAGGGCAAGAAATTACAAATTACCATTGAACGTGAGCCTATCAATaatgaagagtttgccTATCAGCAGAACTTGATACGACAGCGAGACCAAGAAATATCaaacattgaagaaggaataACGGAACTGAACGAGATATTCAAGGACCTAGGAAACGTGGTTCAACAGCAAGGAATCATGGTTGATAACATTGAGGCAAACATCTACTCGACCAGCGATAACACCGCAATGGCTTCTCGAGAGTTGAACAAAGCTTACAGGTCTCAGAAAAGCGCCAACAAGTGGTGTCTCTATCTGCTGGCAGGACTATTGATTATGTTATTTATGCTATTACTTATTGTCTTTATTTAA